A region from the Saccharomonospora azurea NA-128 genome encodes:
- a CDS encoding metal-dependent transcriptional regulator encodes MVGGANRRSASIEDYLRAIYGLEERGEAVTNTSLATRLEVSPSSASGMVTKLAQQGLVEHVPYRGIELTGDGRQLAMSVLRRHRLIESYLVSELGYTWDEVHAEADLLEHVVSDLLVERIAAKLGNPVRDPHGDPIPAVDGSVEEVSTKLLEELPTGAVGEIVRVWDTDPELLRYLSDRAIGLGERIEVVERQPFGGSIVVKVGQPPHDATHALGRQIAHALSVALR; translated from the coding sequence ATGGTTGGTGGCGCGAACCGTCGATCGGCCTCGATCGAGGACTACCTGCGGGCGATCTACGGCCTGGAGGAACGTGGTGAAGCCGTCACGAACACGTCGCTGGCCACTCGGCTCGAAGTGAGCCCGTCGTCGGCGTCGGGGATGGTGACCAAGCTCGCCCAGCAGGGCCTGGTCGAGCACGTGCCGTACCGCGGCATCGAGTTGACCGGTGACGGCAGGCAGCTCGCCATGTCGGTGCTGCGGCGGCACCGGTTGATCGAGTCCTACCTCGTCTCGGAGCTCGGCTACACGTGGGACGAGGTGCACGCCGAGGCGGACCTGCTCGAACACGTGGTGTCGGACCTGCTCGTCGAGCGCATCGCGGCGAAACTCGGCAACCCGGTGCGGGACCCGCACGGTGATCCGATCCCCGCGGTGGACGGCTCGGTCGAGGAGGTGTCCACGAAGCTGTTGGAGGAGCTCCCCACCGGCGCGGTGGGGGAGATCGTGCGTGTGTGGGACACCGATCCGGAGCTGCTGCGGTACCTGTCCGACCGGGCCATCGGGCTCGGCGAGCGGATCGAGGTCGTCGAACGCCAGCCGTTCGGCGGGTCGATCGTGGTCAAGGTGGGACAGCCGCCGCACGACGCCACGCACGCGCTCGGCAGGCAGATCGCACACGCCCTGTCGGTGGCGCTGCGCTAG
- a CDS encoding GNAT family N-acetyltransferase: MPIRDAVKGDIDDICSMIEEHARYEGNDELHLDREEMTHHLFGPEPKAWVLIAEVDGEAAGLAFCSWNFSTWEAKPGIWLDDLFVRPQYRRSGLGRQLLLELKARTDGRVEWDMQEGNEKAAAFYADLGAEPVPGWVRYRWRS; this comes from the coding sequence ATGCCCATACGCGACGCTGTGAAAGGCGACATCGACGACATCTGCTCGATGATCGAGGAGCACGCCCGCTACGAGGGCAACGACGAGCTGCACCTCGACCGCGAGGAGATGACCCACCACCTGTTCGGTCCCGAACCGAAGGCGTGGGTCCTCATCGCCGAGGTCGACGGCGAGGCGGCGGGCCTGGCGTTCTGCTCGTGGAACTTCTCGACGTGGGAGGCCAAGCCCGGCATCTGGCTCGACGACCTCTTCGTGCGGCCCCAGTACCGCAGGTCCGGCCTCGGCAGGCAGCTGCTGCTGGAGCTGAAGGCGCGCACCGACGGCCGGGTCGAGTGGGACATGCAGGAGGGCAACGAGAAGGCCGCCGCGTTCTACGCCGACCTGGGCGCGGAGCCCGTGCCGGGCTGGGTGCGCTATCGCTGGCGCAGCTGA
- a CDS encoding enoyl-CoA hydratase/isomerase family protein codes for MGRDVTTVDLDLDDRVATVWLDRPHRLNAVTPELVADLLTVLDRVAADENVGVVVLAGRGRAFCSGHDLKQPPPEQESRRRLEQLQDVTRALRGLPQPVVGAVHGYAIGAGAEFALGCDLVVAADDAVFAFPEVGLGLSVTNGASRLLPLLVGPMRAKEMIMLGEHVDAATAHAIGLVNKVVPVDALSEHAHSLARSLAERPAAALALAKRAVDRGVDGTLDAALELEVSHALITEHTPEVAASKEEFGQR; via the coding sequence ATGGGGCGAGACGTGACGACCGTGGACCTGGACCTCGACGACCGTGTGGCGACGGTGTGGCTCGACCGGCCGCACCGGCTGAACGCGGTCACACCGGAACTCGTGGCCGATCTGCTCACCGTGCTCGACCGCGTCGCGGCCGACGAGAACGTCGGGGTCGTGGTGCTGGCCGGGCGGGGGCGGGCGTTCTGCTCGGGGCACGACCTCAAGCAGCCGCCGCCCGAACAGGAGTCGCGTCGGCGGCTGGAACAGCTGCAGGACGTGACCCGGGCGCTGCGGGGCCTGCCGCAGCCCGTGGTGGGCGCCGTGCACGGCTACGCCATCGGCGCGGGCGCGGAGTTCGCCCTGGGCTGCGACCTGGTGGTCGCGGCCGACGACGCCGTGTTCGCCTTCCCCGAGGTGGGCCTGGGTCTCAGCGTCACGAACGGCGCCTCGCGACTGCTCCCGCTGCTCGTCGGGCCGATGCGCGCCAAGGAAATGATCATGCTCGGCGAACACGTCGACGCGGCGACGGCGCACGCGATCGGCCTCGTGAACAAGGTCGTCCCGGTCGACGCCCTGTCCGAGCACGCGCACAGCCTGGCGCGCTCGCTGGCGGAGCGGCCCGCCGCCGCGCTGGCACTGGCGAAGCGCGCGGTCGACCGCGGCGTCGACGGCACGCTGGACGCCGCACTGGAACTGGAGGTCAGCCACGCGCTGATCACCGAGCACACACCGGAAGTGGCCGCGTCGAAGGAGGAGTTCGGACAACGATGA
- a CDS encoding ATP-dependent acyl-CoA ligase — MTDDLVGLLRHAATAWPDKDAWVFDATGERLTFAEVADRTESLAASLHALGVCAGDRVAVMLDNRPEFPLLWLALARIGAVLVPVNTNYRELDGEHVLAHSGARVAVGGEQFVELLRTIAPRTSVERVLTPEELATLRADAPPPYQPAPERPTNIQYTSGTTGAPKGCVLPHRYWTTLAQGLVSEFPNIAADDTVLTAQPFHYIDPQWNVALGLAAGATLVVLDRFHPSTFWQKVREHEVTWFYCLGLMPTLLLRMPPSEADRDHRVRAVSASAIPKDLHAELERRWGAPWYEAFGMTETGGDIRMDPRDHDECVGTGCLGRPAPGREAMIADESGRPLPRGEEGELLVRGVGLMHGYHDDPEATAKAFRGGWFRTGDIARMDTEGRVFYVGRTKDMIRRSGENIVADEVERALQLHPAVRTAAVLGVPDELRGEEVKALVVLADGHEVTPDELAEHCGTQLAYFKVPRYWAFVDALPLTASERVAKGELRKAGADTPEHSYDRVEQRWR; from the coding sequence ATGACCGACGACCTCGTAGGACTGCTGCGGCACGCCGCGACGGCGTGGCCGGACAAGGACGCCTGGGTGTTCGACGCCACCGGCGAGCGGCTGACGTTCGCCGAGGTCGCCGACCGCACCGAGTCGCTCGCGGCGTCGTTGCACGCGCTCGGCGTGTGCGCGGGCGACCGCGTCGCCGTGATGCTCGACAACCGGCCCGAGTTCCCGCTGCTCTGGCTGGCGCTGGCGCGGATCGGCGCGGTGCTCGTGCCGGTCAACACCAATTACCGCGAGCTCGACGGCGAGCACGTGCTGGCCCACTCCGGGGCCCGGGTCGCCGTCGGGGGCGAGCAGTTCGTGGAGCTGTTGCGCACCATCGCGCCGCGGACGTCGGTGGAGCGCGTGCTCACTCCGGAGGAGTTGGCGACCCTGCGCGCGGACGCGCCGCCGCCGTACCAGCCCGCGCCCGAACGCCCCACCAACATCCAGTACACCTCGGGCACCACGGGAGCCCCCAAGGGCTGCGTCCTGCCGCACCGCTACTGGACCACGCTGGCGCAGGGCCTCGTGTCGGAGTTCCCGAACATCGCCGCCGACGACACCGTCCTCACCGCTCAGCCGTTCCACTACATCGATCCTCAGTGGAACGTCGCATTGGGACTCGCGGCCGGCGCGACCCTGGTGGTGCTCGACCGGTTCCACCCCTCGACGTTCTGGCAGAAGGTGCGCGAGCACGAGGTGACGTGGTTCTACTGCCTCGGACTCATGCCCACGCTGCTGCTGCGCATGCCGCCCTCCGAGGCCGACCGCGACCACCGCGTGCGGGCCGTCAGCGCGTCGGCCATTCCCAAGGACCTGCACGCCGAGCTCGAACGCCGGTGGGGCGCACCGTGGTACGAGGCGTTCGGCATGACCGAGACCGGCGGCGACATCCGCATGGACCCGCGCGACCACGACGAGTGCGTCGGCACTGGTTGTCTCGGCAGGCCCGCGCCGGGCAGGGAGGCGATGATCGCCGACGAGTCCGGGCGACCCCTCCCCCGTGGCGAGGAGGGAGAGCTCCTCGTCCGTGGCGTCGGTCTCATGCACGGCTACCACGACGACCCCGAGGCCACCGCGAAGGCGTTCCGCGGCGGCTGGTTCCGCACCGGCGACATCGCGCGGATGGACACCGAGGGCCGCGTCTTCTACGTCGGCCGCACCAAGGACATGATCCGCCGCAGCGGCGAGAACATCGTCGCCGACGAGGTCGAACGCGCGTTGCAGCTCCACCCGGCGGTGCGGACCGCGGCGGTACTGGGCGTGCCGGACGAGCTGCGCGGCGAAGAGGTGAAGGCGCTCGTGGTGCTCGCGGACGGGCACGAGGTCACGCCCGACGAGTTGGCCGAGCACTGCGGCACCCAACTCGCCTACTTCAAGGTGCCGCGCTACTGGGCGTTCGTGGACGCGCTCCCGTTGACCGCGTCCGAACGCGTCGCCAAGGGTGAGCTGCGCAAGGCGGGAGCCGACACACCGGAGCACTCCTACGACCGGGTGGAGCAACGGTGGCGTTAG
- a CDS encoding TetR/AcrR family transcriptional regulator, which yields MALDTRERVRRAAVKLFADKGFHGTGIRDLATESQLSTASLYHYMGSKEDLLVDIMRRCLQTLLDTATAELADVEDPATRLRKLVKLHVRAHARMPRETRIVDHEIPVLSPAVRRSVIGLRDSYERLWADAVADGVEAGVFTTAHPGVTRLALLEMCTGVARWYSPRGSLPLDELASHYADVALRAVGACSQSAAEGQSRGE from the coding sequence GTGGCGTTAGACACTCGGGAGCGGGTCCGCAGGGCGGCGGTCAAGCTGTTCGCGGACAAGGGCTTCCACGGCACCGGCATCCGCGACCTCGCCACCGAGTCCCAGCTGTCGACGGCGAGTCTCTACCACTACATGGGCTCGAAGGAGGACCTGCTCGTCGACATCATGCGCCGCTGCCTGCAGACGCTGCTCGACACCGCGACAGCCGAGCTCGCCGACGTCGAAGACCCGGCGACCCGGCTGCGCAAACTCGTGAAACTGCACGTCAGAGCCCATGCGCGGATGCCGAGGGAGACGCGGATCGTGGACCACGAGATACCGGTCCTCTCCCCTGCCGTGCGGCGCTCGGTGATCGGACTCCGGGACTCCTACGAGCGGTTGTGGGCCGACGCCGTCGCCGACGGCGTGGAGGCCGGGGTGTTCACCACGGCACACCCCGGTGTGACCCGGCTCGCGCTCCTGGAGATGTGCACCGGGGTGGCGCGGTGGTACTCGCCACGGGGTTCGCTGCCGCTCGACGAGCTCGCCTCGCACTACGCAGACGTAGCACTGCGTGCCGTGGGAGCTTGCTCGCAGAGCGCGGCTGAGGGACAGTCGAGGGGTGAGTGA
- a CDS encoding acyl-CoA dehydrogenase family protein — protein sequence MDFSLSDEERQIRDWVRTFVQKELVPLEQEVLRRERAHQPGLTTDELTELREKARKSGFWGVQTPPEYGGMGLSAVMTALLEAELGRTFVPFSFGGSADNILFHANDEQKQRYLLPTIEGTRKSCFAITEPGAGSDAKAIRTTARKEGGEWVINGEKTFITGGNEADFVMVFAVTDPEKGANGGVTCFLVDRDMGWRSEYIDTMGEWGPASLIFENVRVPESQVLGEVGQGFALAMQWIGRGRYLLPARAIGSCERLLSMAIDHANTRETFGAPIAERQAIQWMIADSGVEIEALRWLVLHAAWQVDSGLDSRHAQSIAKLYGGQKANEIVDRVLQIHGGMGYTRELPVERWYRELRLLRIYEGTDEIQRRTIARNLLKGHVKVGGTLG from the coding sequence ATGGATTTCAGCCTGAGCGACGAGGAACGGCAGATCCGCGACTGGGTCAGGACGTTCGTGCAGAAGGAACTCGTCCCGCTCGAGCAGGAGGTGCTGCGCAGGGAACGCGCACACCAGCCGGGGCTCACGACCGACGAGCTGACCGAGCTGCGCGAGAAGGCCAGGAAATCCGGGTTCTGGGGCGTGCAGACCCCGCCCGAGTACGGCGGGATGGGCCTGTCCGCGGTCATGACGGCGTTGCTGGAGGCCGAACTCGGCCGCACGTTCGTGCCGTTCAGCTTCGGCGGCTCCGCGGACAACATCCTCTTCCACGCCAACGACGAGCAGAAGCAGCGGTACCTGCTGCCCACCATCGAGGGCACGCGCAAGTCGTGCTTCGCCATCACCGAGCCCGGCGCGGGGTCCGACGCCAAGGCGATCCGCACCACCGCCCGCAAGGAGGGCGGCGAGTGGGTGATCAACGGTGAGAAGACGTTCATCACGGGGGGCAACGAGGCCGACTTCGTCATGGTCTTCGCCGTCACCGACCCCGAGAAGGGCGCGAACGGCGGCGTGACGTGCTTCCTCGTCGACCGCGACATGGGGTGGCGGTCGGAGTACATCGACACGATGGGCGAGTGGGGGCCCGCCTCGCTGATCTTCGAGAACGTGCGCGTGCCCGAGAGCCAGGTCCTCGGCGAGGTCGGGCAGGGGTTCGCGCTCGCGATGCAGTGGATCGGCCGTGGTCGGTACCTGCTGCCCGCGCGGGCCATCGGCTCGTGCGAACGGCTCCTGTCGATGGCCATCGACCACGCCAACACGCGGGAGACGTTCGGCGCTCCCATCGCCGAGCGGCAGGCGATCCAGTGGATGATCGCGGACTCCGGCGTGGAGATCGAGGCGCTGAGGTGGCTCGTCCTGCACGCCGCCTGGCAGGTGGACTCGGGCCTCGACTCGCGGCACGCGCAGTCGATCGCCAAGCTCTACGGCGGGCAGAAGGCCAACGAGATCGTGGACAGGGTGCTGCAGATCCACGGCGGCATGGGCTACACGCGGGAACTGCCCGTCGAGCGGTGGTACCGCGAGCTGCGCCTGCTCCGGATCTACGAGGGCACCGACGAGATCCAGCGCCGCACGATCGCGCGGAACCTGCTCAAGGGGCACGTCAAAGTGGGCGGAACCCTCGGCTGA